A window from Parambassis ranga chromosome 13, fParRan2.1, whole genome shotgun sequence encodes these proteins:
- the LOC114445089 gene encoding uncharacterized protein LOC114445089, whose product MYNYLLSAMTCFGIIYTGLCLEQCHKGVFARRDTFYVPVGGSLSLSCVVQHCGDTWTGTWVWTNSSESPNAVKETVRWRMINVTVSGNETKLVLKIEGVQKLDEGAFRCSATWGEGFTDMGHWMYINVTAAVPLQRQVLHRVLVCAGACLCLPIILGLARCLSSKAKPQPLPRKHIPCTASYRNPPQSAPQPPPRRPQKRNTSSHKAPLRPQQNTEVVYADISQAALRGEGATRQPAPSTVYSSVKFS is encoded by the exons ATGTATAACTATCTTCTTTCTGCTATGACCTGTTTCGGCATCATTTATACAG gTCTCTGTCTTGAGCAATGCCACAAAGGTGTTTTTGCAAGACGTGATACATTTTATGTGCCAGTAGGGggcagtctgtctctgtcctgtgtGGTCCAACACTGTGGAGACACCTGGACCGGCACCTGGGTGTGGACGAATTCAAGTGAAAGCCCCAATGCAGTTAAGGAAACTGTGAGGTGGCGCATGATCAATGTAACAGTCTCAGGAAATGAAACCAAACTAGTTCTAAAAATCGAGGGAGTCCAAAAATTAGATGAAGGTGCTTTTCGATGCAGTGCTACATGGGGTGAAGGCTTCACTGACATGGGACATTGGATGTACATTAACGTAACTGCAG CTGTCCCCCTGCAGAGACAAGTCTTACACAGGGTTTTGGTCTGTGCTGGtgcttgtctttgtcttcccatTATTCTGGGACTGGCTCGCTGTCTAAGCTCAAAGGCCAAACCTCAGCCGCTTCCTAGGAAACACATCCCATGTACAGCTTCATACAGAAACCCACCTCAATCAGCTCCACAGCCTCCACCACGGCGCCCACAGAAACGCAATACTTCCTCTCACAAAG ctcCTCTCAGACCCCAGCAGAACACTGAG GTGGTGTACGCAGACATTTCCCAAGCTGCACTGAGGGGAGAGGGTGCCACGAGGCAGCCTGCACCGTCCACTGTCTACTCATCTGTCAAATTTTCCTGA